The following proteins come from a genomic window of Triticum aestivum cultivar Chinese Spring chromosome 6A, IWGSC CS RefSeq v2.1, whole genome shotgun sequence:
- the LOC123128276 gene encoding RNA-binding protein Musashi homolog 2 gives MKQQDGASPAKMFIGGLSRQTSMGTFKEYFGKYGEIIDAVIMKDRHTQKPRGFGFITYSDPAIVDRVIEDNHVIDGKQVEIKRTIPKGAAPLKDFKTKKIFVGGLPTALTDGEFKDFFSKFGKVVEHEIICDHSTNRSRGFGFIVFDAEKTVDELLAKKGNKIDLNGTQVEIKKAEPKKPSNPPHSLDSKPRRSPYADGYDGFASRYNNGGRLAPYKSPGFGARPGSYSSAYVPGSYSSAYVPGDYSSGYGGYDGAFGGYHGESSLYSSRFGGSYGGGLGGAYGRDAVPYGTSSYGPSYDSSGASADPSVRSGMVGLYGARGGYGSSSGGGATGRYHPYAGFACFLVVDLEVASHTALPTYPPSQFSIADPIVL, from the exons ATGAAGCAGCAGGATGGAGCTAGCCCGGC CAAGATGTTCATCGGCGGGCTCTCCAGGCAGACAAGCATGG GTACGTTCAAAGAGTACTTCGGGAAGTACGGGGAGATAATCGATGCGGTAATAATGAAGGACCGCCATACCCAAAAGCCTAGAGGCTTTGGATTTATTACCTATTCAGATCCTGCTATTGTTGACAGAGTGATTGAAGATAACCATGTCATTGATGGCAAGCAG GTCGAAATTAAAAGGACTATCCCGAAGGGTGCTGCCCCCCTGAAAGATTTCAAGACAAAGAAGATTTTTGTTGGCGGATTGCCTACTGCTCTAACAGATG GTGAATTCAAGGACttcttttcaaagtttggaaaGGTGGTGGAACATGAGATCATCTGTGATCATTCGACCAACCGGTCACGAGGATTTGGATTTATAGTGTTTGATGCAGAAAAAACTGTAGATGAATTGTTAGCTAAGAAAGGCAATAAGATTGATCTAAATGGTACTCAG GTGGAGATCAAGAAGGCAGAACCAAAGAAACCCTCTAACCCACCTCATTCACTTGATAGCAAACCTAGGAGATCTCCTTATGCAGATGGTTATGATGGATTTGCCAGCCGTTACAACAATGGTGGTCGCCTTGCCCCCTATAAATCACCCGGTTTTGGCGCTAGGCCTGGCAGCTACAGTAGTGCTTATGTTCCTGGCAGCTACAGTAGTGCTTATGTTCCTGGTGACTATAGTAGCGGCTATGGTGGTTATGATGGAGCATTTGGAGGTTATCATGGAGAATCGTCGCTCTACTCCAGTCGTTTTGGTGGCAGTTATGGTGGTGGTTTAGGTGGTGCATATGGGCGTGATGCTGTGCCTTATGGCACGTCTAGCTATGGGCCTAGTTATGACTCTTCAGGTGCCAGTGCCGATCCTAGTGTTAGGTCTGGCATGGTTGGACTCTATGGTGCTAGGGGAGGCTATGGTAGCAGCAGTGGTGGTGGTGCTACTGGTCGCTACCATCCATATGC cggttttgcttgttttttggttgTTGATTTGGAAGTTGCTTCACATACAGCATTGCCAACGTATCCACCATCACAATTTTCAATTGCTGATCCTATAGTGCTCTAG
- the LOC123128274 gene encoding aspartyl protease APCB1, protein MPMPPPPPPPPQLHGVVIITLPPPDQPSKGKTITAFTYTDEPGAGAPAPPLNRGPPMATAGREARRSRRAVSRRAGAMVLVLGALALAAYYSFYSDVAVQFLGMEEEEAQKERNETKSFLFQLYPKAHQGRALREFGNIKLAAKRVDDGGGRKVTKKLDVKGATSAGTNSTVLLPIKGNVFPDGQYYTSIFVGNPPRPYFLDVDTGSDLTWIQCDAPCTNCAQGPHPLYKPAKEKIVPPRDLLCQELQGDQNNCETCKQCDYEIEYADRSSSMGVLAKDDMHLIATNGGREKLDFVFGCAYDQQGQLLSSPAKTDGILGLSSAAISLPSQLASKGIISNIFGHCITRETNGGGYMFLGDDYVPRWGMTWAPIRGGPDNLYHTKAQKVNYGDQELSMHGHAGNSVQVIFDSGSSYTYLPEEMYKNLIDAIKDDSPSFVQDSSDTTLPLCWKADFSVRSFFKPLNLHFGRRWFVVPKTFTIVPDDYLIISEKGNVCLGLLNGTEINHGSTIIVGDVSLRGKLVVYDNERRQIGWANSECTKPQSQKGFPFFL, encoded by the exons AtgccgatgccgccgccgccgccccctcccccgcaGCTCCACGGCGTGGTCATCATCACCCTCCCGCCCCCCGACCAGCCCTCCAAGGGCAAGACCATCACCGCCTTCACCTACACCGACGAGCCGGGCGCCGGCGCTCCGGCCCCGCCGCTGAACCGGGGACCTCCGATGGCTACCGCGGGGAGGGAGGCCAGGCGATCGAGGCGGGCGGTCTCGCGGCGCGCGGGGGCGATGGTGCTCGTGCTGGGCGCGCTCGCGCTCGCGGCCTACTACAGCTTCTACTCGGACGTGGCCGTGCAGTTCCtcgggatggaggaggaggaggcgcagaagGAGCGGAACGAGACCAAGTCGTTCCTCTTCCAGCTCTACCCCAAGGCGCACCAGGGCCGCGCGCTGCGGGAATTCGGCAACATCAAGCTCGCCGCCAAGAGGGTCGATGACGGCGGCGGCAGGAAGGTCACGAAGAAGCTGGATGTCAAGGGGGCGACATCGGCTGGGACTAACTCCACGGTTCTGCTCCCGATCAAGGGCAATGTGTTCCCCGATGG GCAGTATTACACATCTATCTTTGTTGGCAATCCACCAAGACCTTATTTCCTTGATGTTGATACTGGAAGTGATTTAACATGGATTCAGTGTGACGCACCATGCACAAACTGTGCCCAA GGACCTCATCCTTTATATAAGCCAGCAAAAGAAAAGATAGTCCCTCCCAGGGATTTGCTATGTCAAGAGTTGCAAGGCGATCAGAACAACTGCGAaacatgcaagcaatgtgactatgaGATTGAATATGCCGATAGAAGCTCGTCTATGGGTGTTCTTGCAAAGGATGATATGCATCTAATCGCTACAAATGGTGGAAGGGAAAAGCTAGACTTTGTATTTGG GTGTGCATATGATCAGCAAGGCCAGCTTTTGTCCTCGCCAGCAAAGACCGATGGGATTCTTGGTCTTAGCAGTGCAGCAATAAGCCTTCCTAGTCAGCTGGCCAGCAAAGGAATTATTTCCAACATTTTCGGTCATTGTATCACTAGAGAAACAAATGGTGGGGGGTACATGTTTCTGGGTGATGATTATGTACCAAGATGGGGAATGACATGGGCTCCTATTCGAGGTGGTCCAGA CAACTTATACCACACAAAAGCCCAGAAAGTAAATTATGGAGATCAGGAGCTCAGCATGCATGGGCACGCAGGAAATTCTGTTCAAGTGATTTTTGATAGCGGGAGCTCATATACATACCTTCCAGAGGAAATGTATAAAAACCTTATTGATGCT ATTAAGGATGATTCTCCCAGTTTTGTCCAAGATAGCTCAGATACGACATTACCTTTGTGCTGGAAAGCTGATTTTTCTGTTAG GTCCTTCTTCAAGCCCTTGAACCTTCATTTTGGGAGAAGATGGTTTGTCGTGCCGAAAACATTCACCATTGTTCCCGATGATTACTTGATTATCAGT GAAAAGGGCAATGTTTGTCTTGGGCTGCTAAATGGAACAGAGATCAATCATGGGTCGACCATAATTGTCGGAG ATGTTTCTCTGCGTGGCAAACTAGTTGTGTATGACAATGAGCGGAGGCAGATCGGATGGGCTAATTCAGAGTGCACCAAGCCACAATCACAGAAGGGCTTTCCCTTCTTCCTCTGA